A window of the Shinella zoogloeoides genome harbors these coding sequences:
- a CDS encoding glycerol-3-phosphate dehydrogenase/oxidase encodes MNRNEILHGLRHSPKVDVCVLGGGINGLSVFRELALQGVNVLLVEKADYCSGASAALSRMVHGGLRYLENGEFSLVRESLVERDRLLRNAPHYVAPLPTTVPIFDTFSGLANGVVRFLGLTRRPSRRGAIAIKAGLGIYDFLTRKRALMPKHQFRSRKATLGKWPALNPAIRNSATYYDAWVSHPERIGIELLRDGLSAGPNAMALNYATVEENGAGTFLLRDGLSGETLLVRPRLVINATGGWIDIANGALFPPQARPAPLMGGTKGSHLIVDNPALRDMLDGHMIYYENEDGRICILFPYLGKVLVGSTDIRVDDPGTVRCEADERDYILQSLAFVLPGIAIRPEEVVFQFAGVRPLPASKDSFTGRIPRDHFCTVLEGEGGGPPVLCMIGGKWTTFRSFGELAADMALERLGLPRRIDTAERTFGGGRAFPKDPAGWSRKLAAASDLSEQRAAMLFERYGTDAEDVAAFIAAGPDQPLPHGGYSARELVFLIRNEAVEHLDDLLLRRTTLAISGALSLAMAEAALALLAAEKGWSAPRTAEERARFLNLMHERHGVSEQTLSARNEHRSELCETTARSG; translated from the coding sequence ATGAACCGGAACGAGATATTGCACGGGCTGCGCCACAGCCCGAAGGTGGACGTTTGCGTCCTCGGCGGCGGCATCAACGGGCTCAGCGTCTTCCGCGAACTGGCGTTGCAGGGCGTCAACGTGCTGCTGGTCGAGAAGGCGGACTATTGCTCCGGCGCGAGCGCGGCGCTGTCGCGCATGGTGCATGGCGGGCTGCGTTATCTCGAAAACGGTGAATTCAGCTTGGTTCGGGAATCCCTCGTCGAGCGCGACCGGCTGCTGCGCAACGCGCCGCATTATGTCGCCCCGCTGCCGACCACGGTGCCGATCTTCGACACCTTCTCCGGCCTTGCCAACGGCGTCGTGCGCTTCCTCGGCCTTACCCGCCGTCCCAGCCGCCGCGGGGCCATCGCCATCAAGGCCGGTCTCGGCATCTACGATTTCCTGACGCGCAAGCGGGCGCTGATGCCGAAACACCAGTTCCGCAGCCGCAAGGCGACGCTCGGCAAATGGCCGGCGCTCAATCCGGCCATCCGCAACTCTGCGACCTATTACGACGCCTGGGTCAGTCACCCCGAGCGTATCGGTATCGAGCTTCTGCGCGACGGCCTCTCGGCCGGGCCGAATGCCATGGCGCTGAACTATGCGACGGTGGAGGAGAACGGGGCCGGCACTTTCCTGCTGCGTGACGGTCTTTCCGGCGAGACGCTGCTTGTCCGGCCCCGGCTGGTGATCAACGCGACGGGCGGCTGGATCGATATTGCGAACGGGGCGCTGTTCCCGCCGCAGGCCCGTCCCGCGCCGCTGATGGGCGGCACCAAGGGCTCGCACCTGATCGTCGACAATCCGGCCCTGCGCGACATGCTCGACGGGCACATGATCTACTACGAGAACGAGGACGGGCGCATCTGCATCCTGTTTCCCTATCTCGGCAAGGTGCTGGTCGGCTCGACGGATATCCGCGTGGACGATCCGGGCACGGTGCGCTGCGAGGCGGATGAGCGGGACTATATCCTCCAGTCGCTGGCCTTCGTGCTGCCGGGCATCGCTATCCGCCCGGAGGAGGTCGTCTTCCAGTTCGCCGGTGTGCGCCCCCTGCCGGCCAGCAAGGACAGCTTTACGGGCCGGATCCCGCGCGATCATTTCTGCACGGTGCTTGAAGGGGAGGGCGGCGGGCCGCCGGTGCTGTGCATGATCGGCGGCAAATGGACGACGTTCCGTTCCTTCGGGGAGCTTGCCGCGGACATGGCTCTGGAGCGGCTGGGGCTGCCGCGCCGTATCGATACGGCCGAGCGGACCTTCGGCGGGGGGAGGGCCTTCCCCAAGGACCCCGCTGGCTGGAGCCGCAAACTGGCGGCCGCGTCCGACCTCTCCGAGCAAAGGGCGGCGATGCTGTTCGAGCGCTACGGCACGGATGCGGAGGATGTCGCCGCTTTCATCGCCGCCGGCCCGGACCAGCCCTTGCCGCATGGCGGCTACAGCGCCCGGGAGCTTGTCTTCCTGATCCGCAACGAGGCGGTCGAGCATCTCGACGACCTGCTGCTGCGCCGCACGACGCTGGCGATTTCCGGCGCGCTTTCGCTGGCCATGGCCGAGGCTGCTCTGGCGCTGCTGGCGGCCGAAAAGGGCTGGTCCGCGCCGCGCACCGCCGAGGAGCGCGCCCGCTTCCTCAATCTCATGCACGAACGTCACGGCGTTTCGGAACAAACCCTTTCCGCAAGGAACGAACACAGGAGTGAACTATGCGAAACAACCGCAAGGTCCGGATGA
- a CDS encoding class I fructose-bisphosphate aldolase, whose translation MRNNRKVRMNRLFGNGRCLDVAIDHGVCNEPSFLDGLENMPAVVKALVDARPDAIQMNYGQADLLQDIPGKDKPALVMRIDMGNPYNRIRHRDMWAVLQNEAEPLVGALEMDAACVVVNLFMLPDEPDLFRQCVQNISRVRADCEKYGMPLMIEPLVMQPVTERGGYMVDGDAEKIVTLTRLAREMGADIVKADPTTNAEDFHRVVEAARCPVLVRGGGKEDLHAVFDKSAALMRQGAMGMVYGRNIYQHANPGAVVRGLMAIIHADAGGEEAFAVYQQG comes from the coding sequence ATGCGAAACAACCGCAAGGTCCGGATGAACCGGCTGTTCGGCAACGGCCGTTGCCTGGACGTGGCGATCGATCATGGCGTGTGCAACGAACCGTCCTTTCTCGACGGGCTGGAGAACATGCCGGCCGTCGTGAAGGCGCTGGTCGACGCAAGGCCCGACGCGATCCAGATGAACTACGGCCAGGCCGACCTGCTGCAGGACATTCCCGGCAAGGACAAGCCGGCGCTCGTCATGCGCATCGATATGGGTAATCCCTATAACCGCATCCGCCACCGCGACATGTGGGCCGTTCTCCAGAACGAGGCCGAGCCGCTGGTGGGCGCGCTGGAGATGGATGCGGCCTGCGTGGTGGTGAACCTCTTCATGCTGCCGGATGAACCCGATCTCTTCCGTCAATGCGTGCAGAACATTTCCCGCGTCCGGGCGGACTGCGAGAAATACGGCATGCCGCTGATGATCGAGCCGCTGGTCATGCAGCCCGTCACCGAGCGCGGCGGCTACATGGTCGATGGCGACGCGGAAAAGATCGTCACGCTGACGCGGCTTGCCCGCGAGATGGGCGCGGATATCGTCAAGGCCGATCCGACGACCAATGCGGAGGATTTCCACCGGGTCGTCGAGGCGGCGCGCTGCCCGGTTCTGGTGCGCGGCGGCGGCAAGGAGGACCTTCACGCCGTCTTCGACAAATCCGCCGCCTTGATGCGGCAGGGCGCAATGGGCATGGTCTATGGGCGCAACATCTACCAGCACGCCAATCCGGGCGCCGTGGTGCGCGGGCTGATGGCGATCATCCATGCGGATGCGGGCGGCGAGGAAGCCTTCGCGGTCTACCAGCAGGGTTGA